The Triticum urartu cultivar G1812 chromosome 6, Tu2.1, whole genome shotgun sequence genome includes the window ATCTGTACCAGGACTAGTTCAAAACATATTTACGAGACAAGAACTTTCAATAACTTTGACTGGAAAGAAAGCAGAGAAAACTGATATTTCGATAACTTTGACAAGAAGTTTCAATAACTTTTAACAGCGATTTATACTGTATAAGACAGACAAGTAGCAGAGAAAAATCTATTCAAAGACCAATCGCGTTGACTGGAAAATGCTGTTCTGATGGCAGCGCAAGGACTTTGCCTGTGACCATTTTTCTCCATCAACTATTTAGGCAAGACAGTGTGCACAAGTTAGAGAAACTGCAAAAGTTTGATATGATCACACTAGTTTTCAGTCTACTAACGAAGTTGGACAGGAACTTCTCACAGGATTTTCATACGCGTCATTGCCCTCAAAATCTACCAAACTGGGGGCAATAAGTAGGAAGAGAAGTTGTTTGAAATGTACTACAAATATCACACTCCTGGTGCGAAAATGTTTCAATAGGAATTAATAGGAACTGTAGCACAACTGTGACCTCAAAATGGCATAATCCAAGTCAACCTGATATAGTCCATGTTTATACTACATGTAATTTCACACACCCAATGTGGACATGTATTGAGTAACTAACAAACTGGTACTCCATCAAGGAAACTCCAACCGTAGGTCCAGAAGTTTATAAACGGCACGTTTGTAGGTTTCAGCTCTGAACACAAAGCTAGACTTGTATGCACCAAGAACAATCAGCCAAAGGCTTCTATAATCCAGCAATAGACCTCTATAAAAGGCAATTTACCGCTCTTCCAGAATCAAATCAGCCCAATATCCATGGTTGCTCACATTGCATATCAACCAGATGGCTTGTGCATTAGTGTTAGCCATCCTTGTCTCATCGGTTTTGCATCCTTTGTCTATGACAACATTAGCTGATGAATCCGACAACAACCAAGACGCTCTGCTCTGCCTCAAGTCTCGCCTCTCCACCACCACATGGAACACCACCTCGCCTGATTTCTGCACTTGGCGCGGCATCTCGTGCACAGGGCAGCCACAACTACCCCTGGTGGTGGCCTTGGACATGGAGGCACAAGGCCTCACCGGCGAAATCCCGCTCTGCATGTTCAACCTCACATCGTTGGTTAGAATCCACTTGCCGAACAACCAGCTCTCTGGCCATCTCCCACCAGAGATTGGCCGGCTCTCTGGACTCCGGTACCTCAACCTCAGCTCCAACGCGCTCACCGGCGAGATCCCGGAATCGCTGTCCTTATGCTCTAGCCTTGATGTCTTGGCGCTGAGCAGCAACTCTGTTGGAGGTGCGATCCCACCTCCACTCGGTACGCTTCGCAACCTATCCTCTCTAGACTTGTCCAGCAATAAACTTTCTGGTGAGATTCCACCTCTACTCGGGAGCTCACCGGCTCTGGAGTCTGTCAGTCTCGCCAACAACTTTCTCGAGGGAGAAATCCCGCTGTTTTTGGCAAATTGTTCCTCCCTTCGCTACCTTTCTTTACAAAACAACAGTCTTTCTGGGGCCATACCGGCAGCTCTTTTCAACAGCTCAACCATCACAGAGATACATGTTTCAATGAACAATCTTTCTGGACAAATTCCATCTTTCACAAACTTCCCTTCAAAGCTCAACTACCTCGATTTAACAGGGAATAGCCTAACTGGAATTGTGCCGCCCTCAGTAGGAAATCTCACACGGCTTACAGGTCTGTTAATTGCGCAAAACCAGTTGCAGGGAAACATCCCAGATTTATCCAAGCTATCAGGCCTGCAATTTCTTGACCTCTCATACAACAATCTATCAGGGATAGTGCCACCATCCATTTACAGTTTACCTTTGCTAAGCTTTCTTGGGTTGGCCAACAATAATCTTCGAGGAACACTTCCTTCTGATATGGGGAACACTCTTTCTAACATAAATTCATTGATCATGTCTAACAATCATTTTGAGGGTGAGATTCCGGCATCGCTAGCCAATGCCTCCAGCATGGAGTTCCTGTATCTCGGCAACAATTCGCTGAGCGGGGTGGTCCCTTCCTTCGGCTCCATGACGAATTTGCAGGTCCTAATGTTGTACTCAAACCAGCTAGAAGCTGGAGACTGGACATTCTTCTCGTCCTTGGCAAACTGTACACAGCTGCTAAAGGTGAACTTGGGCGGAAACAAACTACGTGGCAATTTGCCGCCTGGTTCTGTAGCAACCCTGCCCAAAAGTATGGTTAACTTGATTCTACGGTCAAACTACATATCTGGAACTATTCCCTTGGAGATTGGGAACCTGTCTAAAACTTCCCTACTTTATCTTGATAACAATATTTTCACAGGGCCTATACCTTCTATTCTTGGCCAGCTAAGCAAACTGGTTGTTCTTAGCCTATCACGGAACAAGTTCTCCGGAGAAATTCCACCTTCCATTGGTAACTTGAATCAGTTGACGGAACTTTATTTACAAGAAAATGAATTAAGTGGAAGCATACCTACAAGTTTATCCGGCTGCCAGAAATTGGTGGCACTAAACCTTTCCAGCAATGGCCTCAACGGAAGTATCAATGGGCGCGTGTTTAGCAAGTTGAATCAACTAAGTTGGTTACTTGACCTATCACATAACCAATTCACAGACTCCATACCTCTAGAAATTGGTAGCTTGATAAACCTTGGCTCCTTGAACCTTTCGCACAACAAACTCAGAGGCAAAATCCCATCCGCACTTGGTGCATGTATCCGGTTGGAAGCACTGAACTTAGACAGGAACCTCCTAGAAGGAAGCATTCCAGAATCATTGGCAAGCCTCAAGGGTGTCAGAGCATTAGATTTCTCCCAAAACAATTTATCTGGTACAATACCAGAATTCCTTGAGACGTTTACTTCGCTGCAGTACCTAAATATGTCCTTCAATAACTTTGAGGGGCCAGTTCCGATAGGTGGAGCCTTTGCTAACACAAGTAGTGTTTCTGTCCAAGGAAATGCACTTCTTTGTTCAAATGTTCAAGTCAACGATTTGCCCAGGTGCTCCACCTCGGCATCTCAGAGAAAGCGCAAGTTCATTGTTCCATTGTTGGCAGCTCTGTCAGCTGTTGTTGCATTGGCCTTGATCTTAGGGCTGGTTTCCCTGGTTTTCCATATTTTGAGAAAGAAGAGGCAGAGATCAAGTCAGTCCATTGACCACACATACACAGAGTTTAAAAGGCTAACATACAATGATGTAAGCAAAGCAACAAATGGCTTTTCTCCAACCAATATAGTTGGTTCTGGGCAATTCGGGATAGTGTATAAAGGTCAGTTGGAAGGAAAAGACAACTTGGTGGCTGTTAAAGTGTTCAAACTTAATCAGTATGGTGCATTGGATAGCTTTATTGCTGAGTGCAAAGCTTTCCGGCACATTCGACACCGAAATCTCGTGAGTGTCATAACTGCATGCTCAACTTACGATCTGATGGGGAATGAGTTCAAAGCTCTGGTATTTGAATATATGGCAAATGGTAGCCTTGAAAATCGACTTCATGCTAAGATCCAGAAGAATGCTGATTTGAGTTTGGTGACGGTGATATGCATAGCAGTTGACATTGCGTCTGCTCTGGAATACCTTCATAACCAATGCATCCCACCAGTGGTTCACTGTGATTTGAAGCCAAGCAATATACTCTTTGATGACGAATATACTGCGTATGTCTGTGATTTTGGGCTAGCAAGGTTAATTCATGGTTATTCATCTGAAGCTCAGAGCAACTCAACAAGCATAACTGGACCAGGGGGAACTATTGGATATATTGCTCCTGGTGGGTAACTAAAACTAGTCTGAATTAAGTATTATGTTACCTTTCATTAAAACATTCTAGTGCCTGTCATAACTTTTTTGTTTCAAATCGTTGCAGAGTATGGCATGGGCAGTCAAATCTCAACCGAGGGCGA containing:
- the LOC125515279 gene encoding LRR receptor-like serine/threonine-protein kinase EFR, producing the protein MACALVLAILVSSVLHPLSMTTLADESDNNQDALLCLKSRLSTTTWNTTSPDFCTWRGISCTGQPQLPLVVALDMEAQGLTGEIPLCMFNLTSLVRIHLPNNQLSGHLPPEIGRLSGLRYLNLSSNALTGEIPESLSLCSSLDVLALSSNSVGGAIPPPLGTLRNLSSLDLSSNKLSGEIPPLLGSSPALESVSLANNFLEGEIPLFLANCSSLRYLSLQNNSLSGAIPAALFNSSTITEIHVSMNNLSGQIPSFTNFPSKLNYLDLTGNSLTGIVPPSVGNLTRLTGLLIAQNQLQGNIPDLSKLSGLQFLDLSYNNLSGIVPPSIYSLPLLSFLGLANNNLRGTLPSDMGNTLSNINSLIMSNNHFEGEIPASLANASSMEFLYLGNNSLSGVVPSFGSMTNLQVLMLYSNQLEAGDWTFFSSLANCTQLLKVNLGGNKLRGNLPPGSVATLPKSMVNLILRSNYISGTIPLEIGNLSKTSLLYLDNNIFTGPIPSILGQLSKLVVLSLSRNKFSGEIPPSIGNLNQLTELYLQENELSGSIPTSLSGCQKLVALNLSSNGLNGSINGRVFSKLNQLSWLLDLSHNQFTDSIPLEIGSLINLGSLNLSHNKLRGKIPSALGACIRLEALNLDRNLLEGSIPESLASLKGVRALDFSQNNLSGTIPEFLETFTSLQYLNMSFNNFEGPVPIGGAFANTSSVSVQGNALLCSNVQVNDLPRCSTSASQRKRKFIVPLLAALSAVVALALILGLVSLVFHILRKKRQRSSQSIDHTYTEFKRLTYNDVSKATNGFSPTNIVGSGQFGIVYKGQLEGKDNLVAVKVFKLNQYGALDSFIAECKAFRHIRHRNLVSVITACSTYDLMGNEFKALVFEYMANGSLENRLHAKIQKNADLSLVTVICIAVDIASALEYLHNQCIPPVVHCDLKPSNILFDDEYTAYVCDFGLARLIHGYSSEAQSNSTSITGPGGTIGYIAPEYGMGSQISTEGDVYSYGIILLEMLTGKRPTDEAFSNGLTLQKYVDASLSEIEHILQPSLMPKTGDPPGVTPKIEEYKPTTVMHICALQLLKLGMLCSVESPKDRPSMHEIYGEVMAVKEAFFSMNG